The genomic window TGGGGAGAAGGGCAGCCAAAATGGCTCAAAGCCCATTGGGGCTTATAGTAATGGAGTCATGATTGATCGGGAAGTTATCGACTGGCAAAATGGTTCTTTAGAGGAAACAGGAAATAACAGCGATCTAGCTTTGCTTGGTACTGGTTTTTTTACTCTACAAACGGCCCAAGGCGTCAGGTATAGCCAAAATGGCAGCTTTAAGGTTGATGGGCAAGGTTATTTAGTCAACAATCAAGGTGACTATGTCTTAGGCACTAACGGTAGAATTTTAGTTGGTGAAAATAATTTTAAAGTTGATCCTAACGGTGCTGTGACTGTGGATGGAACAAATGTAGATTATTTACGAATTACCAATTTTACTGATCCTAGTTACCTAACTAGGCAAGGCAGCGATTTGTATACGGCTATTAATCAAGCCCAAGCCAGAAATTTAGCTCCTGAGGAAGTTCAAATTAAACAAGGATTTATCGAAAAACCTAATTTTAATCTAGTGAATGAAATGGTCAATATGATTATGGTTATGCGTTCTTATGAGTCAGGCCAGAAAACTATTCAAGCTCAAGACGAAATTTTAGGTAAAAGCGTTAACGATATAGCTAGTGTTAGGTAGGTGATCTAATGATAAGGTCTTTGTGGAACGGGGCATCTGGAATGACGGCTCAAAATAATCGGATGGATGTAATTACCAATAATTTAGCTAATGTTAATACTACAGGTTATAAAAAACAGCGTACTAGTTTTTCCGATTTACTTTATCAAGAATTAAACAGTACTACTTTGCCCATTAAAAATAATCAGCAAAACAAAGTACTAGTTGGCTCCGGTGTTAAGGTAAACAATACTTATTTTTTATTTGGTCAGGGTCAATTAATCGAAACGGGAAGAGATTTAGATGTAGCGATTCTCGGGAGAGGCTTTTTGGAAGTTGAGCTGCCGGATGGTCAATTCGCTTATACGAAGGATGGAAATTTGCATTTTGACCGGGGGCAGCTAGTTAATTCGGCAGGTTATAGGGTATCTGCAGATATCACTGTGAACCCGGAAATTTTAAATACTGCCAAAAAAATTACAATCCAGGATAAAGGGACAATTTTGATTAATACGGATTTAGGTGAAAATATCGAAGCTGGAACTATTCCTCTTTTTAAGATTGATAACCCAAGTGCCTTAAAACCTGTGGGGCAAAATCTTTATACTTTAACCAATGCAAGTGGGTCTGTACAAATAGAAAGTCCTGAAGACCCGGGCAGCAGTTCCTTTAAACAAGGATATTTAGAAGGTTCCAATGTCAATATTTTAGAAGAAATGGTTGAGATGATTGCTACCCAAAGGTCCTATCAATTTAATTCTCGATCGATTCAAAATTCCGATGAAATGTGGTCAATAGCTAATAATTTACGGCGTTGATTGCCGTTGGATGGAATAGTTTTTAGGGGGAGGGAGTAGGTATGGAGGTTAGAGGATATGGGACAGCTGTCCCCATAAAAACAACAGCTCAGTCTGAACAACAAAAGGAATTGGCCGCAGCTTGCAGTGATTTTACTGCTGTCTTTTACCAAATGGTTTTACAGGAAATGGATAAAACTATTGATCGTTCTTCGAACACATCAGCAGAAAGTACTTTTTTTCAGGAATTTTTTTATGACGAAATTTCGAAAGAGTTGGCGAAAAATCCAGATAATCAATTAGCCAATATGTTGTACCAGGAATTAACAGAAAAAGCAAAAAAATAATGATCATAATAGAGGGCTAATTACAGTACTGGAATTGTTGGAGGAATACAATGTTACCAAATGCTACCGAAATAAAAGTTGGAATAGCGGAGTACAAGGCAGCCAGCTCTCCCTATCAAATAATTACCTTAGGTTTGGGTTCCTGTGTGGGGGTTACATTATATGACCCTTACAACAAGATCGGCGGTTTAGTACACGTTATGTTGCCTGATAGTACTCAGTTTCAAAGTGTCACTAATCCGGCTAAGTTTGCTGATTTAGGGGTTCCAGTTCTTTTTAATGAAATGTTAAAATTGGGAGCAAAGAAAACGGCGCTGCAAGTTAAGATGGCAGGCGGTGCCCAAATGTTTCAATTTAATAATAGTAAATCCTCAAACTCCCTAAATATTGGTCAGCGCAATATAGAAATGTCTAAAGAAGTCATAGCAAAGCTGGGATTAAAAATTGTTGGGGAAGAAACTGGTGGAAATTTTGGGAGAACCATGATTTTGGATACGTCTACGGGGAAAGTCTTTATCAGAACTATTGGGTCACCGCTGCGTACTATTTAAAGGGGAGGGGGAGAGGAAGGCTGTGGAGTTTAGTGAGTTTAAACGCAGAGTGCATCAACATTTCGGATTAAACTTAGACGGATACAAGGAGAAGCAGCTTAAACGTCGAATAGATAGTTTGATGCAAAATGTGCATTTTAACGATTACGGTTCTTACTTTGTTGCTTTACAAAAAGATAAAGAACAATTGAACCGTTTTTTGGATAAGGTCACAATTAATGTTTCGGAATTTTTCCGGAACCCTGATATATTTATGAATTTAGAAAAAAAGATTATTCCGGGGCTCTTGAAAAGAAAGTCTAGGCTAAAAATCTGGAGTGCCGCTTGTTCCAATGGGTGTGAGCCATACTCCATTTCTATTATTTTAGAAGACCTTACTCCAAACCAGAATCATAGCATCGATGCTACTGATATAGATAAAAACATTTTGGAAGTTGCTCAAGAAGGAAAATATGAAGAACGATTTTTAAAAAATATATCGGCCGAACGGCTGCGAAAATATTTTCAAAAGAAGGAAGAATTCTACGTAGTTAATGAAAAAATTAAAAAGAGAATTGTTTTTAAGTACCAGGATCTCCTGACAGATCGGTATGATAGGAACTACGATTTAATTGTTTGCCGCAATGTTACTATTTACTTTACGTCGGAAATGCAGGATAAGTTGTACAAGGGCTTTTTTGAAGCTTTAAGTCCCGGAGGAGTTCTTTTTATTGGCGCAACGGAAAACATGTTAAAGTATCGGGAATTAGGCTATGAAAAGATTTCCCCCTGGTTTTATCAGAAACCTTTTTAAATACTTTGTGTAGTAAAGGAGTTCCTAAGGTAATGGATCAATTGACAAATTTTGAATTAGATGTACTACAAGAAATAGGAAATATTGGTGCGGGCAACGCTGCCAGCGCTTTAGCTAAGCTTTTGAATAAAAGGATAGATATGACTGTTCCTAAAGCAGGTGTGATGCCTTTAAACGATATTTGCTCTCTTATAGGCAACGAAGAGGATAAAGTGGCTTGTATTGATTTCTCAGTTGATGGAGAAGCAAAAAGCCAAATCCTGTTTTTACTTTCAGAAGAAAGCTCTTATTATTTAATTGATATGCTTTTCGGCAACCCAATGGGCACTACCAAGGAGCTAGATGCAATGGGTTTATCAGCTTTACAAGAAATAGGGAATATACTATCCGGTTCATTTCTAACAGCTTTCTCTGATGTAACTAAACTTTCTTTTATTTATTCTGTTCCTCAGTTTGCTTTTGATATGCTGGGGGCAGTACTTAGTGCTGCTTTACTAGAGGGAGGGTATTTTGAGGATCAGGTTTTAATTATTGAAACGCAGTTTTATCAAAACGAAATCAAAATTAACGGACACTTTTTCTTAGTGCCCG from Bacillota bacterium LX-D includes these protein-coding regions:
- a CDS encoding flagellar hook-basal body complex protein, giving the protein MIRGIYTAATGMLVQDIKQDLITNNIANINTPGYKKSEVSVSSFPQVLLSKIDGEKGSQNGSKPIGAYSNGVMIDREVIDWQNGSLEETGNNSDLALLGTGFFTLQTAQGVRYSQNGSFKVDGQGYLVNNQGDYVLGTNGRILVGENNFKVDPNGAVTVDGTNVDYLRITNFTDPSYLTRQGSDLYTAINQAQARNLAPEEVQIKQGFIEKPNFNLVNEMVNMIMVMRSYESGQKTIQAQDEILGKSVNDIASVR
- the flgG gene encoding flagellar basal-body rod protein FlgG, with the protein product MIRSLWNGASGMTAQNNRMDVITNNLANVNTTGYKKQRTSFSDLLYQELNSTTLPIKNNQQNKVLVGSGVKVNNTYFLFGQGQLIETGRDLDVAILGRGFLEVELPDGQFAYTKDGNLHFDRGQLVNSAGYRVSADITVNPEILNTAKKITIQDKGTILINTDLGENIEAGTIPLFKIDNPSALKPVGQNLYTLTNASGSVQIESPEDPGSSSFKQGYLEGSNVNILEEMVEMIATQRSYQFNSRSIQNSDEMWSIANNLRR
- a CDS encoding rod-binding protein: MEVRGYGTAVPIKTTAQSEQQKELAAACSDFTAVFYQMVLQEMDKTIDRSSNTSAESTFFQEFFYDEISKELAKNPDNQLANMLYQELTEKAKK
- a CDS encoding chemotaxis protein CheD is translated as MLPNATEIKVGIAEYKAASSPYQIITLGLGSCVGVTLYDPYNKIGGLVHVMLPDSTQFQSVTNPAKFADLGVPVLFNEMLKLGAKKTALQVKMAGGAQMFQFNNSKSSNSLNIGQRNIEMSKEVIAKLGLKIVGEETGGNFGRTMILDTSTGKVFIRTIGSPLRTI
- a CDS encoding protein-glutamate O-methyltransferase CheR; this encodes MEFSEFKRRVHQHFGLNLDGYKEKQLKRRIDSLMQNVHFNDYGSYFVALQKDKEQLNRFLDKVTINVSEFFRNPDIFMNLEKKIIPGLLKRKSRLKIWSAACSNGCEPYSISIILEDLTPNQNHSIDATDIDKNILEVAQEGKYEERFLKNISAERLRKYFQKKEEFYVVNEKIKKRIVFKYQDLLTDRYDRNYDLIVCRNVTIYFTSEMQDKLYKGFFEALSPGGVLFIGATENMLKYRELGYEKISPWFYQKPF
- a CDS encoding chemotaxis protein CheC, with amino-acid sequence MDQLTNFELDVLQEIGNIGAGNAASALAKLLNKRIDMTVPKAGVMPLNDICSLIGNEEDKVACIDFSVDGEAKSQILFLLSEESSYYLIDMLFGNPMGTTKELDAMGLSALQEIGNILSGSFLTAFSDVTKLSFIYSVPQFAFDMLGAVLSAALLEGGYFEDQVLIIETQFYQNEIKINGHFFLVPENGSLKVIFDSLGL